In Alphaproteobacteria bacterium, one genomic interval encodes:
- a CDS encoding LamG-like jellyroll fold domain-containing protein, with product MATIRGNRGDNSLVGTNGDDEIFGDRGDDVISGLDGDDTLYGEENDDTVSGGDGDDTIYGDGTRSGSRDGDDLLDGGAGDDTIFGGGRDDRISGGAGDDLIFGDYDGTSNRDGDDLISGGAGRDTIHGGGGDDTIAGDDGNDRLYGGDDDDTLSGGRGADVLDGGDGIDTADYSDALGSVLISLEAGFAAKDGMGYIDSLSGIENVTGSGQSDIIIGDSGDNVLDGGDGDDVLVGGGGEDTLIGGAGSDTASFADGAGVEVDLASGDVSGGTTLSGIENAIGSAGDDVLRGDSGNNTLIGGLGDDIIDGRDGDDILVGDAASAAQGGDTLVVNAHGSPLDGVYPHMQVLVGGVAVGTVTVTSSLTGYSFDLSGLTAAQKAGAVEIRFVNDAWDGVQENSFGLDGQEDRNLFVESIEYGGAATPATEGHLSFTAINDGIMGYQSGGAGFEITNIELEPGHGPFQGGNVYNGNVVFDSLPQPPAALLRGAGDDVISGGEGDDTIFGNLGDDVLSGDAGNDTIYGGSPGDSGLLISDPHGDYVAAVQGNGAVLHLTLGEDSGTIAADSSGNGHDGTYEGVMLGGDGALPGDSAAEFDGQNDCIIVPHDNDLALNQGTIQLWFQTDDAGDTQGLFSKGWSDGSSDGVYARIKGRDIEIKVDDGHQVHTLKTTGNVIESGAWYQLSFTFGPDGMALYLNGELLDTDDYDGGIAMSGAAPLILGAAQTNGGGGLDSFLDGQLDEVSVFDTALDGATIAGLHSLGTDGGLSDDDLIFGGSGDDTLFGGVGQDVIYGDTDDEIDLDDTALVATPDEASGHNGSGHSGSSHHSGSSRHSGSSHHSGSSHSGSTGTGTGTGASGGGGGNLTFNDYLDGGDGHDTLYGGRGDDTLVGGAGSDILVGGSGTDTADYSAAPGSVVISLEAGIAAKDGSGYIDSLSGIENVTGSGQSDIITGDGNDNVLDGGDGDDVLTGGQGDDTLIGGGGNDTVAYTEALGPVTVDLALGTATGAGNDTISGVENIVGSSYDDTLTGDDEANILIGGAGSDTLYGGGGDDLIIGDQSAASVIQRDTLVVNAHGSPLDDQYPVMEVFVGGVSVGTATVSNSITAYSFDLSGLTPAQLAGGIEIRFLNDAWDGISENSFGIDGQEDRNLFVESIEYDGFVLSGAHGTLTHDFQGDDATGYQTGGEGDDVTDIYITDTTDGGGDAGGNVYSGSVHFDGLPGVEYGVLGQPITDYDSADYIFGGDGDDVIYGGLGDDVIDGGDGDDILYGTVPGFDLGRGGVPYDDVVELYDAVAHWKLGETSGSVAQDSSGNGNDGGYAGGVGLGSPGILSGDSAANFDGHNDHVVIAHDDTFDMNEGTVQMWFNTDNAGKTQGLFSKDSSGFDSGGHLTARIVGNDVEIRLQSGDQSFTVRTTGDVIQSGEWYMLSFSFGPEGMKLYLNGELMDTNGYTGGLDDSSGGAGNTEPWVLGANSWGSGNGTAYPLQDYFDGRIDEVTIFGDALNDYAVQDIYESGIKGDDFTPVSDVDIIIGGGGSDQLFGSEDDDNLSGGTGDDFLDGAQGLGDLLDGGEGNDTLIDLDGVLAAHGGSGDDKITIAFDSAWDDDDNPGTGPKADNRISGGAGADIISVTMASMAFVLHLSTDSGDAEANDDGDDELTLNGSYGQSLIYLNGGNDVFDATAATGGALADTVFGGSGADRILGGLGDDVLSGDSGDDQLDGGEGADKLSGGEGADTVDGGAGNDDISGGAGIDELRGGDGDDIVELGIEGTIVLKTEDAIDDNDITYTTTEDSVVSGGAGIDILKGSSLGSFINLNDAKFGADGGSFEKVELQDEEDFLIGNFSATQGVTVNAGGGNDVISLFGTGNNTVIGGPGNDFISGGSGNDTLYGGDGFDLLYGHDGTDILYGDAGDDAFYIERGDDLNLVRDSSHDGLTVGGDTIVFYELGQNVVFGDVTINTSLFASSGFYSATYTDNSATVYWKPDEIEYLEFRLSTNNGTWYEWDGNDYVFGGTF from the coding sequence ATGGCAACGATTAGGGGAAACCGCGGCGACAACAGTCTTGTCGGCACCAATGGTGACGACGAGATTTTTGGCGATCGCGGCGACGATGTCATCAGCGGCCTTGACGGTGATGACACTCTGTATGGTGAGGAAAACGACGACACGGTCAGCGGCGGCGACGGTGACGACACCATCTACGGTGACGGAACCCGCAGCGGCTCGCGTGACGGCGACGATCTTCTGGATGGCGGCGCCGGCGACGATACCATCTTCGGCGGCGGCCGCGATGACCGGATTTCCGGCGGCGCCGGCGACGACCTGATTTTCGGTGATTATGACGGAACGAGCAATCGCGACGGCGACGACCTGATCAGCGGCGGCGCCGGCCGCGATACCATCCATGGCGGCGGCGGCGACGACACTATTGCCGGCGATGACGGCAATGACCGCCTGTATGGCGGCGATGACGACGACACTTTGTCTGGCGGCCGTGGCGCCGATGTTCTGGACGGCGGCGATGGCATTGATACGGCGGACTATTCCGATGCTCTAGGCAGTGTGCTCATCAGCCTGGAGGCCGGCTTCGCCGCCAAGGACGGCATGGGGTATATCGATTCCCTGTCCGGCATCGAGAATGTCACAGGCTCCGGCCAGTCGGACATCATTATCGGCGACAGCGGCGACAATGTGCTGGATGGCGGCGATGGCGACGATGTTCTTGTTGGCGGCGGTGGCGAAGACACGCTGATCGGTGGCGCCGGCTCGGACACGGCGTCTTTTGCCGACGGCGCAGGCGTAGAGGTTGACCTGGCCAGCGGTGACGTCAGCGGCGGCACCACCCTGAGCGGTATCGAGAACGCCATTGGCTCGGCCGGCGATGACGTGTTGCGCGGTGACAGCGGCAACAACACCCTGATCGGTGGCCTGGGCGACGATATCATTGATGGCCGTGACGGCGATGACATTCTGGTTGGCGATGCGGCGAGTGCCGCACAGGGTGGCGATACCCTGGTGGTCAATGCCCATGGTTCGCCGCTGGACGGGGTCTATCCCCACATGCAGGTGCTGGTTGGCGGCGTTGCCGTCGGCACCGTGACGGTGACCAGCTCCCTTACCGGTTACAGCTTTGACCTGTCTGGCCTGACGGCCGCCCAGAAGGCAGGGGCGGTGGAAATCCGCTTCGTCAACGATGCCTGGGATGGCGTACAGGAAAACTCCTTTGGCCTGGACGGCCAGGAGGACCGCAATCTGTTTGTCGAGTCTATTGAGTATGGCGGCGCTGCCACGCCGGCGACCGAAGGGCACCTGTCCTTCACCGCCATCAACGACGGAATCATGGGCTATCAGTCCGGTGGCGCGGGATTCGAGATCACGAATATTGAACTGGAACCCGGCCATGGGCCGTTTCAGGGCGGTAATGTCTATAACGGCAATGTGGTGTTCGACAGTCTGCCGCAGCCGCCGGCCGCGCTATTGCGCGGTGCCGGCGATGATGTGATTTCCGGCGGCGAGGGCGACGACACCATCTTTGGTAATCTGGGCGACGACGTGCTGTCAGGCGACGCCGGCAACGATACGATTTATGGCGGCTCACCGGGCGATTCCGGCCTGTTGATCAGCGACCCGCATGGCGACTATGTGGCCGCGGTTCAGGGCAATGGCGCGGTGCTGCACCTGACGCTCGGCGAAGACAGCGGCACGATCGCGGCGGACTCCAGCGGCAATGGCCACGACGGCACCTATGAAGGCGTGATGCTGGGCGGTGATGGCGCCCTGCCCGGTGACAGCGCCGCCGAGTTTGACGGCCAGAATGACTGCATCATCGTCCCCCACGACAATGATCTGGCGCTCAATCAGGGCACTATTCAGCTCTGGTTCCAGACGGACGATGCCGGCGACACCCAGGGCCTGTTCAGCAAAGGATGGAGCGACGGCAGCAGCGACGGCGTCTATGCCCGGATCAAGGGCCGCGATATCGAGATCAAAGTGGACGACGGGCATCAGGTCCACACCCTGAAGACCACCGGCAATGTGATCGAGTCGGGCGCGTGGTATCAGTTGAGCTTCACCTTCGGCCCGGACGGCATGGCGCTGTATCTCAACGGCGAGCTGCTGGATACGGACGACTATGACGGTGGCATCGCCATGAGTGGCGCGGCCCCGCTGATCCTGGGCGCGGCACAGACCAACGGTGGCGGCGGGCTGGATTCGTTCCTCGATGGTCAGCTCGATGAAGTGTCAGTTTTCGACACGGCACTGGATGGCGCGACCATTGCCGGCCTGCATAGCCTGGGCACGGATGGCGGTCTTTCCGACGATGACCTGATCTTCGGCGGCAGCGGCGACGACACCCTGTTCGGAGGCGTCGGCCAGGATGTCATCTATGGTGATACGGATGACGAAATAGATCTGGACGATACTGCACTGGTGGCCACGCCCGACGAGGCCAGCGGACACAATGGTAGCGGACACTCTGGCTCCAGCCATCATTCGGGCTCCAGCCGTCATTCGGGTTCCAGTCACCATTCGGGCTCCAGCCACAGCGGCAGCACCGGGACGGGAACCGGGACCGGTGCCTCTGGTGGAGGTGGCGGCAACCTTACCTTCAATGACTATCTGGATGGTGGTGACGGCCACGACACTCTGTATGGCGGACGTGGCGACGACACACTGGTGGGGGGCGCGGGATCGGACATTCTGGTGGGCGGCAGCGGCACCGATACGGCCGACTATTCCGCCGCACCCGGCAGCGTTGTCATCAGCCTCGAGGCCGGCATCGCGGCCAAAGATGGCTCCGGCTACATCGACTCGCTGTCTGGCATCGAGAATGTCACCGGCTCCGGCCAGTCGGACATCATCACCGGCGATGGCAATGACAATGTTCTGGACGGCGGTGACGGCGACGACGTTCTGACCGGTGGCCAGGGTGACGATACCCTGATTGGTGGCGGCGGCAATGACACCGTGGCGTATACGGAAGCTCTGGGCCCGGTAACGGTGGACCTGGCGCTGGGCACGGCGACAGGCGCCGGAAACGACACCATCTCCGGCGTCGAGAACATCGTCGGCAGCTCCTATGACGACACCCTGACCGGTGACGATGAGGCCAATATCCTGATCGGCGGCGCCGGCAGCGACACTTTGTATGGCGGCGGCGGCGATGACCTGATCATCGGCGACCAGTCGGCAGCCTCCGTCATTCAGCGCGACACCCTGGTGGTCAACGCCCACGGCTCGCCACTGGACGACCAGTATCCGGTGATGGAAGTGTTTGTCGGCGGCGTATCCGTCGGCACGGCGACCGTCAGCAACTCCATCACCGCCTATTCCTTTGATCTGTCCGGACTGACCCCGGCGCAGTTGGCCGGCGGCATCGAGATTCGCTTCCTCAACGATGCCTGGGACGGCATTTCAGAGAACTCGTTCGGCATCGATGGTCAGGAAGACCGCAACCTGTTTGTCGAGTCCATCGAATATGACGGCTTTGTCCTGTCCGGGGCACACGGCACCCTGACCCATGATTTCCAGGGCGATGATGCAACCGGCTATCAGACGGGCGGCGAAGGTGACGATGTCACGGACATCTACATTACCGACACCACAGACGGCGGTGGCGATGCCGGTGGCAACGTGTACAGCGGCAGCGTTCATTTCGACGGCCTGCCAGGCGTCGAGTACGGCGTTCTGGGCCAGCCGATCACAGACTACGACTCCGCCGATTACATCTTTGGCGGCGACGGCGATGACGTGATCTATGGCGGCCTGGGCGATGACGTTATCGACGGTGGCGACGGTGATGACATTCTTTATGGCACCGTGCCCGGGTTCGACCTGGGCCGAGGCGGCGTCCCCTATGACGATGTGGTGGAGTTGTATGATGCTGTCGCTCACTGGAAGCTGGGGGAGACCAGCGGCAGTGTAGCGCAGGATTCCAGCGGCAACGGCAATGACGGCGGTTATGCCGGTGGTGTTGGCCTGGGCTCGCCCGGCATCCTGTCCGGCGACAGCGCGGCAAACTTCGACGGCCACAACGATCATGTAGTGATTGCGCACGACGATACCTTCGATATGAACGAAGGCACCGTGCAGATGTGGTTCAATACCGACAATGCCGGCAAAACCCAGGGCCTGTTCAGCAAGGACTCCTCAGGCTTTGACTCCGGCGGCCATCTGACGGCGCGCATCGTCGGCAATGACGTGGAAATCCGCCTGCAGAGCGGCGATCAGTCCTTCACCGTGCGCACCACCGGCGACGTCATCCAGTCCGGTGAATGGTATATGCTGTCCTTCTCGTTCGGGCCGGAGGGCATGAAGCTCTACCTCAATGGCGAGCTGATGGACACCAACGGCTATACCGGCGGCCTGGACGACAGCAGTGGCGGCGCGGGCAATACGGAGCCGTGGGTGCTGGGCGCCAATAGCTGGGGCAGCGGCAATGGCACGGCCTATCCGCTGCAGGACTATTTCGACGGCCGAATCGACGAAGTCACTATCTTCGGCGACGCACTGAACGACTATGCGGTGCAGGACATCTATGAGTCGGGCATCAAGGGCGATGATTTCACGCCGGTCAGCGACGTGGACATCATCATCGGTGGCGGTGGCTCCGACCAGCTCTTCGGCAGCGAGGATGACGACAATCTGAGCGGCGGCACCGGCGACGACTTCCTGGACGGTGCCCAGGGGCTTGGCGACCTGCTGGATGGTGGTGAAGGCAATGACACGCTGATCGATCTTGATGGCGTACTGGCGGCCCACGGCGGCAGCGGCGATGACAAGATTACCATCGCCTTCGACAGCGCCTGGGACGACGATGACAATCCGGGAACCGGTCCCAAAGCGGACAACCGCATCAGCGGCGGCGCTGGTGCCGACATCATTTCCGTGACCATGGCCAGCATGGCCTTTGTCCTGCATCTGTCCACCGATAGTGGGGACGCCGAAGCCAATGATGACGGTGATGACGAGCTGACCCTCAATGGCAGTTATGGCCAGTCGCTGATCTATCTCAACGGCGGCAACGACGTGTTCGACGCCACGGCGGCCACCGGTGGCGCGCTGGCCGACACGGTGTTCGGCGGCAGCGGCGCAGACCGCATTCTGGGCGGTCTCGGTGATGATGTGCTGTCCGGCGACAGCGGCGATGACCAGCTTGACGGCGGCGAAGGCGCCGACAAACTGTCCGGCGGCGAAGGCGCCGACACGGTGGATGGCGGGGCCGGCAATGATGATATCAGTGGTGGCGCGGGAATCGACGAGCTGCGCGGCGGCGATGGCGATGACATTGTGGAACTGGGCATCGAGGGGACGATTGTCCTCAAAACCGAGGATGCCATTGACGACAACGACATCACCTACACCACCACCGAGGACAGCGTGGTCAGCGGCGGCGCGGGCATCGATATCCTGAAAGGCTCGTCGCTCGGTTCTTTCATAAACCTCAACGACGCAAAGTTCGGCGCCGACGGCGGCAGCTTTGAGAAAGTGGAACTGCAGGACGAAGAAGACTTCCTGATCGGTAATTTTAGTGCGACCCAGGGTGTGACGGTCAATGCCGGTGGCGGCAATGACGTCATCAGCTTGTTCGGCACGGGCAACAATACGGTTATAGGTGGGCCCGGAAACGACTTCATCTCAGGCGGATCCGGCAACGATACGCTGTATGGCGGTGACGGCTTTGACCTGCTCTACGGGCATGACGGAACTGATATACTTTATGGCGACGCGGGCGATGATGCGTTCTATATCGAGCGTGGTGATGATTTGAATCTGGTTCGTGATTCCAGCCATGACGGCCTGACCGTCGGCGGCGATACAATCGTGTTCTACGAGCTTGGGCAGAATGTGGTGTTTGGCGATGTTACCATCAACACAAGCCTGTTCGCTTCTAGCGGCTTCTATTCCGCCACCTACACCGACAATAGTGCCACGGTTTACTGGAAACCGGACGAGATCGAGTATCTGGAGTTCCGGCTCTCGACCAATAACGGCACCTGGTACGAGTGGGACGGTAATGACTATGTCTTCGGCGGCACGTTCTGA
- a CDS encoding L-threonylcarbamoyladenylate synthase produces the protein MTTLRKAEPAALAEAAAHLRAGRLVAFPTETVYGLGGDATNDRTVADIFRVKRRPQFNPLICHVATTADASALVVWTDMAGRLAEAFWPGPLTLVLPRRADCPVSLLVSAGLDSLAVRVPANEVARDLISRAGVPVAAPSANRSGHLSPTQAADVVSELGSDAAMIIDGGPCTVGLESTVIGLLDETPRLLRPGGLARATIEAVTGPLGRPRPGRITSPGMRLSHYAPARPLRLNVQSAAPGEALLAFGPDAPPEGPTVRNLSPAGDLTEAAANLFRMLRDLDRPEFTAIAVMPVPLHGLGEAINDRLSRAAEAGQPTSRRLD, from the coding sequence GTGACCACTCTTCGCAAGGCCGAACCCGCTGCGCTTGCAGAAGCAGCGGCGCATTTGCGCGCCGGCCGGCTGGTCGCCTTTCCCACCGAGACGGTCTATGGGCTGGGCGGCGACGCCACCAACGACCGGACCGTGGCGGATATCTTCCGGGTTAAGCGGCGGCCGCAATTCAACCCCTTGATCTGCCACGTGGCGACGACGGCGGACGCCTCCGCCCTGGTGGTATGGACGGATATGGCTGGCCGACTGGCCGAGGCCTTCTGGCCCGGCCCCCTGACCCTGGTGCTGCCGCGCCGGGCGGACTGCCCGGTGTCGCTGCTGGTCTCGGCCGGCCTCGACAGTCTGGCCGTGCGTGTGCCGGCAAATGAAGTCGCCCGCGATCTGATCAGCCGGGCCGGCGTACCCGTGGCGGCGCCCAGCGCCAACCGCTCCGGCCATCTGAGCCCGACGCAGGCGGCCGACGTGGTGAGCGAGCTGGGCTCTGATGCCGCCATGATCATTGACGGCGGGCCCTGCACTGTCGGCCTGGAATCCACGGTCATTGGTCTGCTTGACGAGACGCCGCGACTGCTGCGTCCCGGCGGGCTGGCGCGGGCGACAATCGAAGCGGTCACCGGCCCGCTTGGTCGGCCCCGGCCCGGCCGCATCACAAGCCCTGGTATGCGCTTGTCCCACTATGCCCCGGCCCGCCCGCTGCGCCTTAACGTCCAGAGCGCGGCGCCAGGCGAAGCCCTGCTGGCCTTCGGTCCCGACGCGCCGCCCGAAGGTCCGACGGTGCGCAACCTGAGCCCGGCCGGCGACCTGACTGAAGCGGCCGCCAATCTTTTCCGGATGTTGCGCGATCTCGACCGGCCCGAGTTTACCGCGATCGCCGTCATGCCGGTGCCATTGCATGGGCTGGGCGAGGCCATCAACGACCGCCTGAGCCGAGCGGCAGAGGCTGGCCAGCCGACAAGCCGCCGCCTAGATTAA